In Odontesthes bonariensis isolate fOdoBon6 chromosome 6, fOdoBon6.hap1, whole genome shotgun sequence, one genomic interval encodes:
- the LOC142381912 gene encoding uncharacterized protein LOC142381912 isoform X2: MSPTHQMKTSENRTDDKSVMEVVMNKGKNPAQQSPLPLENMEHEWHERALLIKACNSLTAAVGKRTEKLKESMRVLNSLPTTFKVDDTLERQTREAENKREKMKMKIIAAEKIHTSYMSLYEHLKQQLQAQEKMLDQKADAVIRGQVKLEKTKKKLKSESADVERTGARPRHRKTRMEQEVREKIREMDSKLHELTAEKEELQKAIQMSGQSSRKEQVQETEEVAATESAQCGASADDQQESFESDMKLMEDVDALREAQKFAKVQQDIQKKLLVEKVDIEEVIREKTKILADLEVCYIELKCSENPAPTRLQQLKEEKLAQVKQEADRVQRLKSELNHSQDLLDTIDQGIRNLYFMMSSGPVEELSSMSSTDKLEEIRVLLRRLQQSAKTKKPHVSSEGRERVYMLMEKINSSEVKNNRRPATPPDPLESSEGEEPACPTREEIKRDSMQLIEIQKKKTAKGRKKTK, encoded by the exons ATGTCACCTACACATCAAATGAAAACTTCAG AGAATCGGACAGATGACAAGTCAGTAATGGAAGTCGTGATGAACAAGGGCAAAAATCCTGCACAGCAAAGTCCACTGCCTCTGGAG AACATGGAACACGAGTGGCACGAGAGGGCTCTCTTGATCAAGGCGTGCAACAGCCTAACAGCTGCTGTGGGGAAAAGAACGGAAAAGCTGAAGGAGTCAATGAGAGTGCTGAACTCTCTGCCTACAACTTTCAAGGTCGACGACACATTGGAAcgg CAAACACGAGAGGCGGAGAACAAACGAGAGAAAATGAAGATGAAGATAATAGCAGCTGAGAAGATCCATACCTCCTACATGTCCCTTTATGAGCACCTGAAGCAG CAACTCCAAGCCCAGGAGAAGATGCTGGACCAGAAGGCGGATGCAGTTATTCGTGGACAGGTAAAACTGGAGAAAACGAAGAAAAAGCTCAAGTCTGAATCAGCTGATGTTGAGAGAACAGGGGCAAGGCCTCGTCATCGCAAGACAAGG ATGGAGCAGGAAGTCAGAGAGAAGATAAGGGAAATGGACAGTAAGCTGCATGAACTGACTGCAGAAAAAGAGGAGCTGCAAAAGGCAATTCAAATGTCTGGGCAGAGTAGTCGTAAAGAGCAG GTGCAGGAAACTGAGGAAGTTGCTGCCACTGAATCTGCACAATGTG GTGCCTCTGCAGACGATCAGCAGGAGAGCTTTGAGTCCGACATGAAGCTGATGGAGGATGTGGATGCTCTAAGGGAAGCTCAGAAGTTTGCAAAAGTGCAG CAAGACATCCAGAAGAAGCTCCTTGTTGAGAAAGTTGATATTGAAGAAGTTATCAGGGAGAAGACCAAGATCCTGGCTGATCTGGAGGTCTGCTACATTGAGCTCAAGTGTAGTGAGAACCCTGCACCTACAAG GCTTCAGCAGCTAAAGGAAGAAAAACTAGCTCAGGTgaagcaggaggcagaccgCGTTCAAAGGTTAAAGTCTGAGCTGAATCACTCGCAAGATCTGTTGGATACTATTGACCAGGGGATACGCAACCTCTACTTCATGATGAGCTCCGGGCCTGTGGAG GAGCTGTCCAGTATGTCCAGCACAGACAAACTGGAGGAGATCAGAGTCCTGCTGCGGAGATTACAGCAAAGTGCAAAGACAAAGAAGCCTCATGTCAGCAGCGAGGGCCGAGAGAGG GTTTACATGTTAATGGAAAAAATCAACTCATCTGAGGTGAAGAACAACAGAAGACCAGCCACCCCACCAG ACCCTCTTGAGTCAAGTGAGGGTGAAGAGCCGGCCTGTCCAACCCGAGAGGAGATCAAACGCGACAGCATGCAGCTGATTGAGATCCAGAAAAAGAAGACCGCCAAGGGTCGCAAGAAGACTAAATAG
- the LOC142381912 gene encoding uncharacterized protein LOC142381912 isoform X1 → MSPTHQMKTSENRTDDKSVMEVVMNKGKNPAQQSPLPLEQNMEHEWHERALLIKACNSLTAAVGKRTEKLKESMRVLNSLPTTFKVDDTLERQTREAENKREKMKMKIIAAEKIHTSYMSLYEHLKQQLQAQEKMLDQKADAVIRGQVKLEKTKKKLKSESADVERTGARPRHRKTRMEQEVREKIREMDSKLHELTAEKEELQKAIQMSGQSSRKEQVQETEEVAATESAQCGASADDQQESFESDMKLMEDVDALREAQKFAKVQQDIQKKLLVEKVDIEEVIREKTKILADLEVCYIELKCSENPAPTRLQQLKEEKLAQVKQEADRVQRLKSELNHSQDLLDTIDQGIRNLYFMMSSGPVEELSSMSSTDKLEEIRVLLRRLQQSAKTKKPHVSSEGRERVYMLMEKINSSEVKNNRRPATPPDPLESSEGEEPACPTREEIKRDSMQLIEIQKKKTAKGRKKTK, encoded by the exons ATGTCACCTACACATCAAATGAAAACTTCAG AGAATCGGACAGATGACAAGTCAGTAATGGAAGTCGTGATGAACAAGGGCAAAAATCCTGCACAGCAAAGTCCACTGCCTCTGGAG CAGAACATGGAACACGAGTGGCACGAGAGGGCTCTCTTGATCAAGGCGTGCAACAGCCTAACAGCTGCTGTGGGGAAAAGAACGGAAAAGCTGAAGGAGTCAATGAGAGTGCTGAACTCTCTGCCTACAACTTTCAAGGTCGACGACACATTGGAAcgg CAAACACGAGAGGCGGAGAACAAACGAGAGAAAATGAAGATGAAGATAATAGCAGCTGAGAAGATCCATACCTCCTACATGTCCCTTTATGAGCACCTGAAGCAG CAACTCCAAGCCCAGGAGAAGATGCTGGACCAGAAGGCGGATGCAGTTATTCGTGGACAGGTAAAACTGGAGAAAACGAAGAAAAAGCTCAAGTCTGAATCAGCTGATGTTGAGAGAACAGGGGCAAGGCCTCGTCATCGCAAGACAAGG ATGGAGCAGGAAGTCAGAGAGAAGATAAGGGAAATGGACAGTAAGCTGCATGAACTGACTGCAGAAAAAGAGGAGCTGCAAAAGGCAATTCAAATGTCTGGGCAGAGTAGTCGTAAAGAGCAG GTGCAGGAAACTGAGGAAGTTGCTGCCACTGAATCTGCACAATGTG GTGCCTCTGCAGACGATCAGCAGGAGAGCTTTGAGTCCGACATGAAGCTGATGGAGGATGTGGATGCTCTAAGGGAAGCTCAGAAGTTTGCAAAAGTGCAG CAAGACATCCAGAAGAAGCTCCTTGTTGAGAAAGTTGATATTGAAGAAGTTATCAGGGAGAAGACCAAGATCCTGGCTGATCTGGAGGTCTGCTACATTGAGCTCAAGTGTAGTGAGAACCCTGCACCTACAAG GCTTCAGCAGCTAAAGGAAGAAAAACTAGCTCAGGTgaagcaggaggcagaccgCGTTCAAAGGTTAAAGTCTGAGCTGAATCACTCGCAAGATCTGTTGGATACTATTGACCAGGGGATACGCAACCTCTACTTCATGATGAGCTCCGGGCCTGTGGAG GAGCTGTCCAGTATGTCCAGCACAGACAAACTGGAGGAGATCAGAGTCCTGCTGCGGAGATTACAGCAAAGTGCAAAGACAAAGAAGCCTCATGTCAGCAGCGAGGGCCGAGAGAGG GTTTACATGTTAATGGAAAAAATCAACTCATCTGAGGTGAAGAACAACAGAAGACCAGCCACCCCACCAG ACCCTCTTGAGTCAAGTGAGGGTGAAGAGCCGGCCTGTCCAACCCGAGAGGAGATCAAACGCGACAGCATGCAGCTGATTGAGATCCAGAAAAAGAAGACCGCCAAGGGTCGCAAGAAGACTAAATAG
- the LOC142381912 gene encoding uncharacterized protein LOC142381912 isoform X3 — protein sequence MSPTHQMKTSENRTDDKSVMEVVMNKGKNPAQQSPLPLEQNMEHEWHERALLIKACNSLTAAVGKRTEKLKESMRVLNSLPTTFKVDDTLERQTREAENKREKMKMKIIAAEKIHTSYMSLYEHLKQQLQAQEKMLDQKADAVIRGQMEQEVREKIREMDSKLHELTAEKEELQKAIQMSGQSSRKEQVQETEEVAATESAQCGASADDQQESFESDMKLMEDVDALREAQKFAKVQQDIQKKLLVEKVDIEEVIREKTKILADLEVCYIELKCSENPAPTRLQQLKEEKLAQVKQEADRVQRLKSELNHSQDLLDTIDQGIRNLYFMMSSGPVEELSSMSSTDKLEEIRVLLRRLQQSAKTKKPHVSSEGRERVYMLMEKINSSEVKNNRRPATPPDPLESSEGEEPACPTREEIKRDSMQLIEIQKKKTAKGRKKTK from the exons ATGTCACCTACACATCAAATGAAAACTTCAG AGAATCGGACAGATGACAAGTCAGTAATGGAAGTCGTGATGAACAAGGGCAAAAATCCTGCACAGCAAAGTCCACTGCCTCTGGAG CAGAACATGGAACACGAGTGGCACGAGAGGGCTCTCTTGATCAAGGCGTGCAACAGCCTAACAGCTGCTGTGGGGAAAAGAACGGAAAAGCTGAAGGAGTCAATGAGAGTGCTGAACTCTCTGCCTACAACTTTCAAGGTCGACGACACATTGGAAcgg CAAACACGAGAGGCGGAGAACAAACGAGAGAAAATGAAGATGAAGATAATAGCAGCTGAGAAGATCCATACCTCCTACATGTCCCTTTATGAGCACCTGAAGCAG CAACTCCAAGCCCAGGAGAAGATGCTGGACCAGAAGGCGGATGCAGTTATTCGTGGACAG ATGGAGCAGGAAGTCAGAGAGAAGATAAGGGAAATGGACAGTAAGCTGCATGAACTGACTGCAGAAAAAGAGGAGCTGCAAAAGGCAATTCAAATGTCTGGGCAGAGTAGTCGTAAAGAGCAG GTGCAGGAAACTGAGGAAGTTGCTGCCACTGAATCTGCACAATGTG GTGCCTCTGCAGACGATCAGCAGGAGAGCTTTGAGTCCGACATGAAGCTGATGGAGGATGTGGATGCTCTAAGGGAAGCTCAGAAGTTTGCAAAAGTGCAG CAAGACATCCAGAAGAAGCTCCTTGTTGAGAAAGTTGATATTGAAGAAGTTATCAGGGAGAAGACCAAGATCCTGGCTGATCTGGAGGTCTGCTACATTGAGCTCAAGTGTAGTGAGAACCCTGCACCTACAAG GCTTCAGCAGCTAAAGGAAGAAAAACTAGCTCAGGTgaagcaggaggcagaccgCGTTCAAAGGTTAAAGTCTGAGCTGAATCACTCGCAAGATCTGTTGGATACTATTGACCAGGGGATACGCAACCTCTACTTCATGATGAGCTCCGGGCCTGTGGAG GAGCTGTCCAGTATGTCCAGCACAGACAAACTGGAGGAGATCAGAGTCCTGCTGCGGAGATTACAGCAAAGTGCAAAGACAAAGAAGCCTCATGTCAGCAGCGAGGGCCGAGAGAGG GTTTACATGTTAATGGAAAAAATCAACTCATCTGAGGTGAAGAACAACAGAAGACCAGCCACCCCACCAG ACCCTCTTGAGTCAAGTGAGGGTGAAGAGCCGGCCTGTCCAACCCGAGAGGAGATCAAACGCGACAGCATGCAGCTGATTGAGATCCAGAAAAAGAAGACCGCCAAGGGTCGCAAGAAGACTAAATAG